One genomic window of Trichlorobacter lovleyi includes the following:
- a CDS encoding glycosyltransferase family protein, producing MNTDCPHIWLAYVPYPVTTAVYLERSLRKHYRVTTVGPSFPHELVETWHLQKLRLPFEELDVVTDFTPDIAEHADRLATDRPDLYLWVESVGGYFPENIGALDCPTACWLIDTHLNLPWHLQWAERFDFVFLAQREYVQQFRDKAVNAHWLPLACDPEIHAPSNTPKIHDLSFVGSLSHNPRRQQLLKSIDEVFGIYCERCWWDDMARVISESRITFNNAVKNDLNMRVFEALSIGSLLVTDQAPGSGLETLFHDGEDLAIYRSDNELNDVIRFYLANPLLQEQIAQRGRQIVHNAHTYAHRMQDLLSVCLHGKPDTWTAEELREQSTTGLTSPFDAIRQQQISCSSASRSFVIPVLDHSPASPYNITSLLQDLEGIPGDVIAIFNNPALADQLKGHPRITRSATMSENIGVARAWNVGVSMADTPYVMILNADLHLEVTTVDTIEQGLQQLSRAACVGPQGSFVNYRLTTDFLYFDKGGFDHPLEVDAVSGFLFGVRRELFSPGGLKFEEAYTPCYFEEWDLGLQIRQAGMKSWIVPATSYDHRWGGSIGGLREITCLGRSETAQEILQRNRQYFLAKWRRNSPTPTDPLPFPSLWRLFAPDYALRLLEDGEKDQAHAVSESLLVNYPEDPQALASAALVAFATDNMQQLSTLAKRLQTIAPDLDLRELLNNRQRGTS from the coding sequence ATGAACACCGATTGCCCTCATATCTGGCTGGCCTATGTCCCGTATCCGGTTACTACCGCCGTCTATCTGGAACGGTCTTTGCGCAAGCACTACCGTGTAACCACCGTCGGCCCCTCCTTTCCCCATGAACTGGTCGAGACCTGGCACCTGCAAAAACTTCGTCTACCTTTTGAAGAGCTTGACGTCGTCACCGACTTTACCCCGGATATTGCTGAACATGCTGACCGACTGGCAACAGACCGGCCTGACCTCTACCTCTGGGTGGAGTCGGTGGGCGGCTATTTTCCTGAAAATATTGGTGCGCTTGACTGTCCCACAGCCTGCTGGCTCATTGACACCCACTTGAACCTTCCATGGCATCTGCAGTGGGCTGAAAGATTCGATTTTGTCTTCCTGGCACAACGGGAGTATGTTCAACAATTTCGGGATAAAGCGGTAAATGCCCACTGGCTGCCTCTGGCCTGCGATCCAGAGATTCATGCACCAAGCAACACCCCTAAGATACATGACCTCTCCTTTGTAGGCAGTCTTTCACACAATCCCCGCCGCCAACAGTTGCTGAAAAGCATTGACGAGGTCTTTGGTATCTATTGCGAGCGTTGCTGGTGGGACGACATGGCCCGAGTAATCAGCGAATCGCGGATAACCTTCAACAATGCCGTCAAAAACGACCTAAACATGCGGGTTTTTGAGGCACTTTCCATCGGCAGCCTGCTTGTAACCGATCAAGCGCCGGGCAGTGGCCTGGAGACGCTATTCCATGACGGTGAAGATTTGGCCATCTACCGGAGTGACAACGAGTTAAACGACGTAATCCGTTTTTATCTGGCAAATCCCCTGCTTCAAGAACAGATTGCCCAACGCGGCAGACAGATTGTCCATAATGCCCACACCTACGCCCACCGGATGCAAGACCTCCTTTCCGTATGCCTCCATGGAAAGCCTGACACCTGGACAGCTGAAGAACTGCGCGAGCAATCGACAACAGGACTCACCTCACCCTTTGATGCGATCCGGCAACAGCAAATCAGCTGTTCATCAGCTTCTCGCAGCTTTGTGATCCCGGTGCTGGACCATTCACCGGCCAGCCCGTACAATATCACCAGCCTGCTGCAAGACCTGGAAGGGATTCCCGGCGATGTCATCGCAATCTTCAACAATCCCGCCCTTGCAGACCAGCTGAAAGGGCACCCCCGTATCACCCGCTCGGCCACTATGTCCGAAAACATCGGTGTTGCCCGGGCATGGAACGTGGGGGTCAGTATGGCCGACACCCCGTATGTGATGATCCTGAATGCCGACCTGCACCTGGAGGTAACAACTGTCGACACCATAGAGCAGGGGTTGCAGCAGCTGAGCAGAGCGGCCTGCGTCGGACCACAGGGGTCGTTCGTCAATTATCGTCTAACCACAGATTTCCTCTATTTTGACAAAGGCGGTTTCGACCACCCGCTTGAGGTTGATGCAGTTTCCGGATTCCTGTTCGGTGTCAGACGTGAACTATTCAGCCCGGGCGGACTTAAATTCGAAGAGGCCTACACCCCCTGCTATTTTGAGGAGTGGGACCTAGGCCTGCAGATCAGGCAGGCAGGCATGAAAAGCTGGATTGTGCCGGCGACCTCCTATGACCACCGCTGGGGCGGCAGTATTGGCGGTCTGCGTGAGATCACCTGTCTTGGTAGAAGTGAGACCGCACAAGAGATTCTACAACGCAATCGCCAGTATTTTCTCGCCAAGTGGCGGCGCAACAGCCCAACACCGACTGACCCGCTGCCGTTCCCCAGCCTCTGGCGACTATTTGCGCCTGATTATGCTCTCAGGCTACTTGAGGACGGGGAAAAAGACCAGGCGCATGCCGTGAGTGAGTCCCTGCTTGTCAATTACCCAGAGGACCCTCAGGCACTAGCCTCAGCTGCTCTAGTCGCCTTTGCCACAGACAATATGCAACAGTTGTCAACACTGGCAAAACGGCTTCAGACAATTGCACCCGACCTTGACCTCAGAGAGCTACTCAACAACAGACAGCGGGGCACGAGCTGA
- a CDS encoding DegT/DnrJ/EryC1/StrS family aminotransferase, giving the protein MMPSGQIPVANPLLDSMRHEAVIRAAMGRVLTSGDYILGPEVLAFEQEFATWLGVDHCIGVASGTDAVALALRSCGVQPGDEVITVSLTAVATVAAIQQIGAVPVFADIDPLTRCINPSLLPLLVSDRTKAIVPVHLYGQPAPMPDIMRIAAQYGLWVVEDCAQAHGAAIANQKVGSFGHAAAFSFYPTKNLGALGDGGAVVTSLTDVADTCRALRQYGWQERFISSLPGINSRLDELQAAILRIKLPFLTDDNHKRNLIAAQYRSALHGTDITTPPLIANTAHAMHLFVVECPQRDKFRKFLLEHQIATALHYPQAVHQQPAYRGCIRGGENLPITETLTQRIVTLPLFPSLPESSVTKICAALEAWRYREQ; this is encoded by the coding sequence ATGATGCCATCAGGACAGATACCGGTTGCCAACCCCCTCTTGGATTCGATGCGCCATGAGGCGGTTATCCGTGCCGCAATGGGGCGGGTACTGACCTCAGGGGACTACATACTCGGACCGGAAGTGCTTGCTTTTGAGCAGGAGTTTGCCACCTGGCTCGGCGTAGACCACTGCATCGGTGTCGCCAGTGGCACCGATGCAGTAGCCCTTGCGTTGCGATCCTGCGGGGTGCAGCCGGGAGATGAGGTTATCACCGTCTCGCTGACTGCAGTCGCCACTGTTGCCGCCATTCAACAGATCGGGGCAGTCCCTGTGTTTGCCGATATTGATCCGCTGACCCGCTGCATCAATCCCAGTCTGCTTCCCCTACTGGTATCCGACCGAACCAAGGCAATTGTTCCGGTACACCTCTACGGCCAGCCTGCTCCGATGCCCGATATTATGAGAATTGCAGCACAGTATGGCCTTTGGGTTGTGGAGGACTGCGCCCAGGCTCACGGTGCCGCAATCGCCAATCAAAAGGTTGGCAGTTTTGGTCATGCAGCAGCCTTCAGCTTTTACCCGACCAAAAATTTGGGGGCTCTAGGCGATGGCGGCGCCGTCGTCACCAGCCTGACTGATGTGGCTGATACCTGTCGTGCCCTACGCCAGTACGGCTGGCAGGAACGCTTTATCAGCAGTCTACCCGGCATCAACTCACGGCTGGATGAGCTGCAGGCTGCAATTTTACGGATCAAGCTACCGTTTCTGACTGATGATAACCACAAAAGAAACCTGATTGCTGCACAGTACCGATCCGCCTTGCACGGCACGGATATCACGACCCCACCGTTAATCGCGAACACAGCGCACGCCATGCACCTGTTTGTGGTGGAATGCCCGCAGCGCGATAAGTTTCGAAAATTCTTACTGGAGCACCAGATTGCTACGGCGCTCCACTACCCGCAGGCGGTGCATCAGCAGCCTGCGTATCGAGGGTGCATACGAGGAGGCGAAAACCTGCCGATCACCGAAACCCTGACGCAGCGCATAGTAACGCTGCCGCTCTTTCCGTCTCTACCGGAATCATCCGTCACCAAAATCTGCGCCGCCCTGGAAGCGTGGCGTTATCGGGAGCAATGA
- a CDS encoding NAD-dependent epimerase/dehydratase family protein: protein MHFSDSKTLITGGLGFIGSNLAIRLVELGAEVTLVDSLIPEYGGNLLNVESVKDRVRINISDVRDEHAMKYLVQGQDYLFNLAGQTSHLDSMLNPYPDLEINARAQLSILEACRHHNPGIKIVFASTRQMYGAPRYLPVDEQHPLAPIDVNGINKMAGEWYHLVYNNVYGIRATVLRLTNTYGPRMRVKDARQTFLGIWIRNILTDRPVLVYGDGNQIRDFNYVDDVVEALLLCAASETANGEIFNLGADDPTDLKTTAGLLVQLAGSGSFQLVPFPPDRKSIDIGDYYADFSKIRKALGWQPSVPLGEGLRRTLAYYRANGAYYWGES from the coding sequence ATGCATTTTTCAGACTCAAAGACACTCATCACCGGCGGCCTCGGCTTTATCGGTTCAAATCTTGCCATCCGACTGGTTGAGCTGGGAGCCGAAGTAACGCTGGTGGACAGCCTGATCCCTGAATACGGCGGCAATCTTTTGAATGTTGAATCGGTCAAAGACCGTGTACGGATCAATATCTCTGATGTCAGGGATGAGCATGCCATGAAATATCTGGTGCAAGGCCAGGACTACCTCTTTAATCTGGCAGGCCAGACCAGTCATCTCGACTCGATGCTGAACCCGTATCCCGACCTGGAAATCAACGCCCGCGCCCAACTTTCCATTCTTGAGGCCTGCCGCCACCACAACCCCGGCATCAAGATCGTCTTTGCCAGCACCCGGCAGATGTACGGTGCTCCGCGTTACCTGCCGGTGGATGAACAGCACCCCCTGGCCCCGATTGATGTCAATGGCATCAACAAAATGGCCGGCGAATGGTACCATCTGGTCTATAATAACGTCTACGGCATCCGGGCTACCGTGCTGCGGCTAACTAACACCTACGGTCCGCGGATGCGGGTAAAGGACGCACGCCAGACCTTCCTGGGAATCTGGATTCGCAATATCCTGACCGACCGGCCGGTGCTGGTGTACGGTGACGGCAACCAGATCCGGGATTTTAATTATGTTGATGACGTTGTCGAGGCACTGCTGCTCTGCGCGGCATCAGAGACGGCCAACGGAGAAATATTCAACCTCGGTGCCGACGATCCGACTGACCTGAAAACTACTGCCGGACTGCTGGTACAGCTTGCAGGATCTGGCAGTTTTCAGTTAGTGCCGTTTCCGCCAGACCGCAAGTCAATTGATATCGGTGACTACTATGCCGATTTCAGCAAGATCAGGAAGGCTCTGGGCTGGCAGCCGTCCGTACCTCTTGGCGAGGGACTACGGCGCACCCTGGCGTACTACCGTGCAAACGGCGCTTACTACTGGGGCGAGTCATAA
- a CDS encoding methyltransferase domain-containing protein — protein MFWDDIRLVTEQIEKYGLRRPFVDLGGMDRPCIADYDLTSATGDQYARYVTIPQRPFDHIDPDYLVLNPDKGDPFIEDLPYHYQNHFGTAVCLNVLEHVLNPFRVFAALYQIMQPDSLLIVETVFSFPYHPSPQDYWRFSPDCLQHLAEQARFQVLECNWRMTVAADKGIRNITNNEPQEIRSVYCTLTKGTFTAKPTDQYKLPQRCSSNGAANLIIQRDH, from the coding sequence ATGTTCTGGGATGACATCAGGCTGGTAACCGAACAGATTGAGAAATACGGTCTGCGACGGCCGTTTGTCGATCTGGGAGGTATGGACCGCCCCTGCATCGCCGATTACGACCTGACCAGTGCAACCGGTGACCAGTATGCACGCTATGTGACCATTCCCCAACGTCCCTTCGACCATATTGATCCAGACTATCTGGTTTTGAATCCGGACAAGGGGGATCCGTTCATTGAAGACCTTCCGTACCACTACCAGAATCATTTTGGCACAGCGGTCTGCCTGAACGTGCTTGAGCATGTCCTGAACCCATTTCGGGTCTTTGCCGCGCTGTATCAGATCATGCAGCCGGACAGCCTGCTGATTGTTGAAACGGTCTTCTCTTTTCCCTATCATCCCTCGCCTCAGGATTACTGGCGTTTTAGCCCGGATTGCCTCCAGCATCTTGCAGAACAGGCGAGGTTTCAGGTACTTGAATGCAATTGGCGCATGACCGTTGCAGCAGACAAAGGTATACGTAATATCACCAACAACGAACCACAAGAGATTCGATCCGTCTACTGCACGCTCACAAAGGGCACGTTCACAGCAAAACCGACCGATCAGTATAAACTGCCGCAGCGTTGTTCGAGCAACGGGGCTGCGAATCTCATCATCCAGCGAGACCACTGA
- a CDS encoding glycosyltransferase family protein, which produces MKIWLAYVNYPITTAVYIRRALLQAGHQVTTIGPRLPEEAIELWQLQNMLLPLDPLDIDTSFTPKMAEIWEATPANERPDLYLWVESVAGYQPQNLDAVSCPKACWLIDTHYHLQPALARARDYDYIFIAQLVDLQEFREIYPHTYWLPLACDPEIHGRQNMSKRFDIGFVGSMNRRREEMLDYLAQKFTVHRERSFWTDMARTFSESRIVLNDASFDDLNMRFFEALCSGSLLLSNPTNGSGQDLLFHNGEEYICHNDHNVIDIVRRYLENASLRERIAARGRCLVLTAHTYLHRVTDMLDLITSRKTDTFSPQELRLRSLQGRPEKVVPTMEHPPRIRSIISTRYHSNWPTWQMVHEWEDILSTILAVPLRPIGKTCMLPNPHCLQGNYDLLFLQLASELRYYSNNPQLIPVVMDLWRDDFDDFITYAPSFPLVFVCNLQSFKDLATRLNNLHYMPFTLADQYFDRPLPEKDIDIIHYGRRNPLLEQFMERLLVDHPELQYITTEALNDEKKVLIYSNQQGCLGESDSRTTFMALLDRSRISLVSTVSMDGSRNTGNIDPVSPRFLESMSAGCYLAGRIPDNDEFEDTGIKKVCYHVTDYESFKETILNLLAKPANNRPNYRRILQPRLTSSLALLILKTLGTLCDCQPPEPTYEVIMQGTVPRTDILHRLQNLKHMGPELSEWNSFMGYLTLVDAIAFYREFHNLDLSDLFSTIITHQSSRSAALLFSALELQVKGYHDAACCLAERTATLAPESPPATFLHAELLRRTDRREASRLTCLQSLKQWPSQGEFQAALDMCDIDEAMPTPQEHYHVLHYAHTLLRPRRYLEIGISNGKSLGLCQAGTDSIGVDPITAEISQLTFHSPAAAPILFKLTSNDFFQQNCLGHTWGSQPFDFAFIDGLHLFEQVLMDFVHLEQRSAPDSIIFIHDCLPVSIAGAERERQTMVWTGDVWKVIACLKATRTDLEIVTFPVRPSGLAMIRKLDQKSRLLANQFDTLVAHFMDAKLPESMSERFELLNVTEKPHEVVLEEIRRQQGAWQ; this is translated from the coding sequence ATGAAAATTTGGCTGGCATACGTTAACTACCCTATTACCACCGCAGTCTATATCAGACGAGCCCTGCTCCAGGCTGGCCATCAGGTTACGACAATAGGACCGCGCCTGCCCGAGGAGGCCATTGAATTGTGGCAGTTGCAGAACATGCTGTTACCCTTGGATCCGCTTGATATCGACACATCCTTTACCCCTAAAATGGCGGAGATCTGGGAGGCAACGCCTGCTAATGAACGCCCGGATTTGTACCTGTGGGTAGAATCAGTTGCCGGCTACCAGCCTCAAAATCTTGATGCTGTTTCCTGTCCCAAAGCCTGCTGGTTGATTGATACTCACTATCATCTACAGCCGGCTCTGGCGCGTGCTCGGGATTACGACTATATTTTTATCGCCCAGCTGGTCGACCTTCAAGAATTCAGAGAGATTTACCCACATACCTATTGGCTCCCACTGGCCTGCGATCCAGAAATTCATGGGCGACAAAACATGTCCAAAAGATTCGATATCGGCTTTGTCGGCAGCATGAATCGCCGCAGAGAGGAGATGCTAGATTATCTGGCCCAGAAGTTCACGGTTCACCGAGAGCGTTCATTCTGGACCGACATGGCTCGAACTTTTTCAGAATCCCGCATCGTATTGAACGATGCCAGCTTTGATGACTTGAATATGCGTTTTTTTGAGGCGCTTTGCTCGGGCTCACTACTACTTTCCAACCCTACCAATGGTAGCGGACAGGATTTGCTGTTCCATAACGGTGAAGAGTACATCTGCCATAATGATCATAATGTGATTGATATCGTACGGCGCTACCTTGAGAATGCCTCACTGCGGGAGAGGATTGCAGCCAGAGGGCGTTGCTTAGTGCTGACTGCCCACACCTACCTGCACCGAGTCACAGATATGCTGGATCTAATTACCAGCAGAAAAACTGACACTTTTTCACCACAGGAGCTACGCTTACGCTCACTGCAGGGCAGGCCTGAAAAGGTTGTTCCGACCATGGAACATCCTCCAAGAATACGCTCTATAATCTCCACCCGCTACCACAGCAACTGGCCAACATGGCAGATGGTTCATGAATGGGAAGATATCCTGTCAACCATCCTTGCTGTGCCGCTACGTCCTATCGGCAAGACCTGTATGCTGCCAAATCCACACTGTCTTCAAGGCAACTACGATCTACTGTTCCTCCAACTGGCAAGCGAGCTCCGCTACTACTCCAACAACCCCCAGCTGATTCCTGTTGTAATGGATCTGTGGAGGGATGATTTTGATGATTTCATCACCTATGCCCCCAGCTTCCCTTTGGTTTTTGTATGCAACCTTCAGTCATTCAAGGATCTGGCAACACGCCTAAACAATCTGCACTACATGCCGTTTACGCTGGCAGACCAGTATTTTGATCGCCCACTACCGGAAAAGGATATTGATATTATCCACTACGGTCGCCGCAATCCGCTCCTTGAGCAATTCATGGAACGCTTGCTTGTTGACCACCCCGAACTGCAGTACATAACCACCGAAGCACTCAATGACGAGAAGAAAGTTCTTATCTATTCAAATCAGCAAGGCTGTTTGGGGGAAAGCGATTCTCGCACCACCTTCATGGCGCTGCTTGACCGAAGCAGGATCAGCCTAGTCTCAACTGTTAGTATGGATGGTTCCCGCAACACCGGCAATATTGACCCGGTCTCCCCCCGATTCCTGGAAAGCATGTCTGCTGGCTGTTATCTGGCAGGCCGAATACCAGACAATGATGAGTTCGAAGATACAGGCATCAAGAAAGTCTGCTACCATGTCACCGACTATGAAAGTTTTAAGGAAACCATTCTTAACCTTCTTGCCAAGCCTGCGAATAATAGACCAAACTATCGGCGCATACTGCAGCCACGACTGACATCGTCTCTTGCACTGCTCATCTTAAAAACCTTGGGCACACTGTGCGACTGCCAGCCACCTGAACCAACCTACGAGGTAATCATGCAAGGAACCGTGCCTAGAACAGACATACTGCATCGGTTGCAGAACCTGAAGCACATGGGACCTGAACTATCTGAGTGGAACTCATTCATGGGTTATCTTACCCTGGTGGATGCGATCGCATTTTACCGGGAATTTCACAACCTTGATCTGAGTGATCTTTTTTCAACAATCATCACTCATCAGTCCTCACGAAGCGCCGCTCTTTTGTTCTCTGCCCTGGAGCTTCAGGTGAAGGGATATCATGATGCCGCCTGCTGTCTTGCAGAACGCACAGCCACACTGGCGCCCGAGTCTCCCCCCGCAACATTTTTACATGCGGAACTACTTCGACGAACTGACAGGCGAGAAGCAAGCAGACTGACCTGCCTGCAATCTCTAAAGCAGTGGCCAAGTCAGGGAGAGTTCCAGGCCGCACTCGACATGTGTGATATTGATGAGGCAATGCCAACTCCACAGGAGCACTACCATGTACTGCATTATGCACACACCTTGCTGCGCCCGAGGCGCTACCTCGAAATTGGCATATCAAACGGCAAATCACTGGGGTTATGCCAAGCCGGAACCGATTCTATCGGCGTTGATCCGATAACTGCCGAGATATCTCAGTTAACCTTCCACTCCCCTGCAGCAGCACCGATACTTTTCAAACTGACCAGCAATGATTTTTTCCAGCAGAATTGCCTGGGACACACATGGGGCAGCCAGCCTTTTGACTTTGCTTTTATCGACGGTCTGCACCTTTTTGAGCAGGTGTTGATGGACTTTGTCCACCTGGAACAGCGCTCTGCTCCAGACTCCATCATCTTTATCCACGATTGCCTGCCGGTCAGTATTGCCGGCGCAGAGAGGGAACGCCAGACAATGGTCTGGACCGGCGATGTCTGGAAAGTGATTGCTTGCCTTAAAGCCACCAGGACTGATCTTGAAATCGTCACCTTTCCCGTTAGACCGTCAGGGCTGGCCATGATACGAAAACTTGACCAGAAGTCACGGCTACTTGCCAACCAGTTTGATACACTAGTCGCTCACTTTATGGATGCAAAACTGCCTGAGTCAATGTCAGAACGTTTCGAGCTGCTTAATGTAACCGAAAAACCACATGAGGTTGTTTTAGAGGAGATTCGGCGGCAACAGGGAGCATGGCAGTGA
- a CDS encoding class I SAM-dependent methyltransferase: protein MGGISRETYPEEPSPIHTQITTKAIDHLFSTYTPPQGALVLDVGCGQGVALHQFTERGCRPVGITLNTTDLRECQKQGFTVAQMDQSFLEFDDDTFDLVWARHVVEHSIFPYFTLTELTRVLKPEGLLYLEVPGAETGYRHELNANHYSILSNTMWLSLLERCGAPALEAQKYYLKGEGGADEYWGFFAKKQTLKTLTTDGDSKQ, encoded by the coding sequence ATGGGAGGTATCAGCAGGGAAACCTACCCTGAAGAGCCGTCCCCAATCCACACCCAGATTACTACAAAAGCAATCGACCATCTGTTCTCCACCTACACCCCACCCCAGGGGGCATTAGTGCTTGATGTCGGTTGCGGTCAAGGGGTTGCGCTTCATCAGTTTACAGAACGTGGCTGTCGCCCGGTGGGTATAACTCTTAATACTACCGATCTACGTGAGTGTCAGAAACAGGGCTTCACGGTCGCCCAGATGGATCAATCATTTCTTGAATTTGATGATGACACCTTTGACCTGGTCTGGGCACGCCATGTTGTTGAACACAGCATATTTCCCTATTTTACACTCACAGAGCTTACCAGGGTACTGAAACCAGAAGGACTGTTGTACCTTGAGGTACCCGGAGCAGAAACTGGGTACAGACACGAGCTGAACGCTAACCACTACAGCATTCTCAGCAATACCATGTGGTTATCACTACTTGAACGGTGCGGTGCTCCTGCATTAGAGGCACAGAAGTACTATTTAAAGGGCGAGGGTGGGGCTGATGAGTACTGGGGCTTCTTTGCCAAGAAACAGACTCTGAAAACTCTTACAACTGACGGAGATTCAAAGCAATGA
- a CDS encoding glycosyltransferase family protein, with protein MSNHYARHPDLQDQDYQTQLASLLGTRLGDSDFYSRGMELSGWEANELIVNALPLQLAWLRENRSTATDSIEILCDQIRQISPDVIYLQDLSLATSRLLTAIRSHVRLICGQIASPLPPDACLEQIDLIFSSFPHFVQRFRQQGLTAYYQPLAFEPRVLERLHGKSRCYPLTFIGGISPYHKKSTELLEAIASAIQLDVWGYGAASLTPDSPLARHHHGEAWGLEMFALLASSRITLNRHIDAAENYANNMRLFEATGCGALLLTDYRDNLQELFDIGREVVVYRSPEEAVLLARYYLQHPDEAAAIAQAGQRRTLQEHSYAQRMEKTAELLERHLRYRSDTGTLCLPDRISDGHQTLDRSQITPAMTSACLSPEIPARQRALVQQELAEMYRGVLAPPFRMLAEIIKPFAHKALKILEIGCASGYYYEVLEYLLSQPLCYTGVDYSQPMIDMARQYYPKASFFCCDRASLFFADRQFEVVISSCVLLHVADYRQHIFETTRVAQQYLVVARTPICKRRTTQYLKKFAYGIETVELIFNEGELLKEFELHGFRLHEAIEYQTTPQHDRYETTYLLIRE; from the coding sequence TTGTCTAATCATTATGCTCGCCACCCAGATCTACAGGATCAGGACTACCAAACCCAACTGGCGTCATTGCTGGGCACCCGTCTAGGTGACAGCGACTTTTACAGCCGTGGAATGGAACTATCAGGCTGGGAAGCCAATGAGCTGATTGTCAATGCCCTGCCGCTACAACTGGCTTGGTTGCGCGAAAACCGCTCAACAGCCACTGACAGCATCGAGATACTCTGCGATCAAATCCGACAGATTTCCCCCGATGTCATCTACCTGCAGGATCTTTCGCTGGCCACCTCCCGGCTGCTGACGGCTATCCGCTCCCACGTCCGCCTGATCTGTGGTCAGATCGCCTCGCCATTGCCACCCGATGCCTGCCTGGAACAGATTGATCTGATCTTTTCATCATTTCCTCATTTTGTGCAGCGGTTCCGACAGCAGGGTTTGACTGCCTACTACCAGCCACTTGCCTTTGAACCGCGTGTTCTTGAACGCCTGCACGGGAAAAGCCGCTGCTACCCATTGACGTTCATCGGAGGTATATCGCCCTACCACAAGAAAAGCACTGAACTGCTTGAAGCGATCGCCTCTGCAATCCAACTTGATGTTTGGGGGTACGGTGCGGCTTCTCTGACACCTGATTCCCCCCTTGCTCGGCACCATCATGGAGAAGCCTGGGGGCTTGAGATGTTCGCGCTGCTTGCCTCCTCACGCATAACCCTCAACCGCCACATCGATGCTGCTGAAAACTACGCCAACAACATGCGCCTTTTTGAGGCCACCGGATGCGGGGCACTGTTGTTGACCGATTATCGCGACAACCTGCAGGAGTTGTTCGATATCGGCAGGGAGGTGGTCGTCTATAGAAGCCCAGAAGAAGCGGTACTACTGGCCCGCTACTACCTGCAGCATCCCGATGAGGCGGCAGCCATCGCTCAGGCCGGGCAGCGCCGTACGCTACAAGAGCATAGCTATGCCCAGCGCATGGAGAAGACCGCCGAACTGCTGGAACGACATCTTAGGTACCGTAGCGATACCGGGACGTTATGCCTGCCCGATCGGATCTCCGACGGGCATCAGACCCTCGATCGATCACAGATAACACCTGCCATGACCTCGGCATGCCTTTCACCCGAGATTCCAGCCCGCCAGCGGGCCCTCGTGCAGCAGGAACTGGCAGAGATGTACCGGGGAGTTCTTGCCCCCCCCTTCAGGATGCTGGCTGAAATTATCAAACCGTTTGCGCACAAGGCGCTGAAAATTCTGGAAATTGGTTGCGCCAGCGGCTACTATTACGAGGTACTGGAATACCTGCTCTCACAACCTTTATGCTACACTGGCGTGGATTATTCCCAGCCAATGATCGATATGGCGCGGCAGTACTATCCCAAAGCCAGTTTCTTCTGCTGTGACAGAGCAAGCCTGTTCTTTGCAGACCGCCAATTTGAAGTGGTGATCTCATCCTGCGTTCTGTTGCATGTAGCTGATTACCGCCAGCATATTTTTGAAACAACACGGGTGGCACAGCAATATCTGGTGGTGGCGCGAACACCAATCTGTAAACGCCGCACGACCCAGTACCTGAAGAAGTTTGCCTACGGCATAGAGACCGTCGAGCTGATCTTCAACGAGGGTGAGTTACTGAAGGAGTTTGAACTTCATGGTTTCAGGCTGCACGAGGCCATTGAATACCAGACCACCCCGCAGCATGACCGTTATGAAACCACCTATCTACTAATACGGGAGTAG